The sequence below is a genomic window from Salvelinus sp. IW2-2015 linkage group LG10, ASM291031v2, whole genome shotgun sequence.
tgtgtgttgtcgttTATGTTCATGTGTGTGGGTGTTCATGTTCCTACCTCCAGGTGAGTGACTGGGGCCTGCCCAGAAAGTGGAGGgttggctcctctctctctgctggaggAGGGCCCTGCTTCAGGGACTTGGTGTACCTGTCTCCTGAGGCCCTGACTGGCACCACACCCTCTGTGGAGGCAGACATGTACAGGTGAGGTCACCTTTCATGATCCTGCCACTTCAAACAGTCATACTCACCAATTAAATGTACCAGGTGGGGAAGGAGGGGTTTACCACTTCTACAGATGCCTTTACTAATGAACATGCAGCTACCCAATTAACATCTTCTCTCTTTAGCTTTGGTGTGCTGCTGTGGGAGACGTTGAACAGAAGAAAACCATGTGAAGGTGTTTCTATTTATTTCTGTCTATTCAAAGCACAACTCTGTTTCTATCAGCAGAGACTAGATTATACCTGGCCGTATATCATACAGTCtcaatattttattacatttgtcaTTTGTAACACATCGTTGTCATTGTTTATGCCCAAGCAGATTTGCTCCAGCTGCTTTCAGGTGATGATGGGATTGGTTCAGGCCTGAAGGATGAGATGCTACCCAAGCACGTACCCCACTGCCATACCCTCTCTCAGCTGATGACCAACTGCTGGAGCACTAACCCACACAGCCGTCCAACAGCAGAGGGTAAGTCTGTCTGTGAGGGTGAATCAGAGTATAGATAGACAATGGTGAAGAGAGCAGCTGTGCCTGGTCTTTGTGATCTCTCCCTACAAGACCCCCGTCCTTGACTGCTTACCTACCTGCCTGGTGAggacaagtgacaggcagaaccaCTTGCAGCACCCACCTCCTATCTGTTCCACACGCCATGACTGAGAGATACAATTCCATACCCTACTTCTGCCACTTAATCAATAAGACTCTTTGAGTCTTCTCATCTAAATTGTGTTCAATTGTTTATTTTCTGGTGTTAGTTCATATCCATGTATTTCCTTGCCTATGACTGCCATGTGGGTATAAAAAAAAACGGTAACTTTTGGTGCATTATGGTCAATGTGATGTTTACTTGGCATACATCTTTCTCATGTCTTCTtctttctctggctctctgtccatAGACTGTGCACTGGAACTGAGGAGCGCCATAGCAACCTATGATCCCGATGCCATGACAAGGGCTACCCTCAGGATGAGGGAAAGCAAGGTACGGATCATCCTCATTTAATAAGTTCTAATATTACACTCCGAAGTCCGATATTCTCTATTTCCACAACCCTGATCTGCTATCGGTTTGTTTTGACTGAGGAAATCAGGATATGTTTCGTGTGCTTTTAATCTCTCAACAGTTATTACTGAAAACGGTAAATAGACCAGTCACTAATCATGAGaaaacatgtgtatgtgttttCTGTCCCTTTACCAGGAGAGGGCGCTACATGACTCTAAAATACATCCRGTGAAGGACATTCCCATTGAGATAAACAACCTAGAAGTGAGCTTGGTTCACATTTTTTTGTGATATTKTGATTGTACTTAATGCTTGTGATGTCTTACATTGAAAACAATATTTACATATCTCATTKCTAGGCCTGCGCTGGTTCCGGAGACACTAAATATGTGGGCAACAAGACACTGCTCTTTCCACAGACTTCCTGCCCTAGTGAAACACTCCCTAGTCCCACTACAGCCATATATACAGGGGAAGCACCCCAGAGGAAGCACTGTCAGGGTAAGAACTTCAAACTGATTGATAATTAGAGCAGTTTGTGAATATGCTCAGTTTGTTGTCAGTGAAACTACCCTGTTGTTTATCTTCtttattaaataataattaattgatATGTATTCTTGAACAGTCTAACAYCAACGTTTCTCTCCCCAGACTGTGTGACTGGCTCTGTGGTGTCTTCCACCAGTCCCAGATGTCCCAGCAGTGGACCGGGTCCTGAGCATTCCAGAGGGACAGGAGGCGTCTCCCAGAGACAGAGCC
It includes:
- the LOC111969277 gene encoding receptor-interacting serine/threonine-protein kinase 2-like isoform X3; the protein is MRDVAVVRQVHSERVLVPLGVYKAWCLMGLLYDWMPEGSLHSLLYQTQLYPGLPMSFRLGILLDVAEGLCHLHCIPLPHQALKPTNVLLDQQYRAKVSDWGLPRKWRVGSSLSAGGGPCFRDLVYLSPEALTGTTPSVEADMYSFGVLLWETLNRRKPCEDLLQLLSGDDGIGSGLKDEMLPKHVPHCHTLSQLMTNCWSTNPHSRPTAEDCALELRSAIATYDPDAMTRATLRMRESKERALHDSKIHPVKDIPIEINNLEACAGSGDTKYVGNKTLLFPQTSCPSETLPSPTTAIYTGEAPQRKHCQDCVTGSVVSSTSPRCPSSGPGPEHSRGTGGVSQRQSPPPPLSSSPSKALRQSPLNQPTASSHAAARCVSTTPMAVSYCRILRERREGIIRGMTEGRLNNLLDVLISRRALPPEACEVISASLTLTARTRSLLDTCACQGEHAASLVATTLGLMSIATNRGPPQMSH